The Pedobacter ginsengisoli region GCCCAAGGCCATACTTATGCCCCATTATATAGGCGAGGTACTTCCTTTCAGGTATGTTGAACTTGAAAACAGCAACAACAAAATAATAGAGGTGCAACGCTACACCGTAAACTATCCTTTTAATGATCAGGCCTCATCATTTAAAAGCTCCGACACTTTGCTAAACCAGATCTGGGCGCTCTCTAAACATACCATTAAAGCCACATCCTTTACCGGATTTTATGTAGATGGCGACCGCGAACGGATTCCCTACGAAGCCGATGCATTAATTAATCAGCTATCGCACTATGCCTCTGATGCTGAATTTAACATGGCCAAAAGATCATTAGATTACCTGATTTATCATGCCACATGGCCAACCGAATGGTCGCTGCAAAACCTACAGATAGCGTGGAACGATTACCTCTACTCGGGCGACATCAGAGCTGTAAAATCACTTTACCCCCAATTAAAACCCAAGCTGTTACTTGCCCTTGCCAGGCCCGATGGCCTTATCAGTACCAGAACCGGCAAACAAGACAGCACCTTTACCAAATCCATTCATTTCTCTACTTTTAATGGCGAAACCGTATTAAAGGATATTGTAGACTGGCCACAAAAAGGAGGCTTCGGATTGCCCGAGTCCTACCCAGGCGAAACCGATGGTTTTGTATTTACAAATTATAATTCAGTAGTAAATGCCTTTCATTATCAAGCGTTAGTTTGCATGTCAGATCTGGCTCAGGCGTTAGGAGAAAAAAAAGACGCCGCACTTTATAAACGGCAGGCCAACCAGGTAAAGCAAGCCTTTCAAAAAAGTTTTATAGATCCCGAAACCGGAACAGTAAAAGATGGAGAAACCACACCGCACAGCTCATTACATGCCAACATGCTTGCCCTGGCCTTTAACCTGGTACCAGAAAACAACAAAGCCAGTGTAATAGCCCACATCCGTACACGGGGCATGGCCTGCAGCGTTTATGGTTCGCAGTTCCTGCTCGATGCATTATACAATGCCAATGAGGCAGAGTACGGACTACAGCTTTTAACCTCAACAGATAAGCGCAGCTGGTACAATATGCTCCGTACCGGTTCCACCATGACTACCGAAGCCTGGGATACAGATTACAAAAACAATCAAGACTGGAACCATGCCTGGGGAGCAGCACCTGCCAATGTTATTGTAAGGAAACTTATGGGTATCGAACCCTTATCACCAGCCTTTCAAACCATACAAATAAAACCACAGCCAGGCACACTTAACTCTGCCCGGATCCAACTATCAACCCTGTACGGAAAAATAAATGTTGCCTTCAATAAAACCCCAGCTCAGTTCCAATTAAAAACCAGCATCCCACCCAATACAACAGCAGTAGTTTATTTACCAAAACAAACAGAAAAAGACCAACTCCTTCTAAACGGAAAATCACTAAAAGCAACCCCAGAAGGCAATTTTTGGGTAATCAAAAATGTTAAATCAGGCCCACAAACCTGGCAGGTAAAGTATTAGCAATTAAATTAAGCTATACAAATCGTTAAACGCTTCCTTCATTGAGAGGCGAGTGTAAATGGCATCCCTAAGCGTTCCATAATCCGACCCTACATTCAATTGCCTCTTTTTCCCTTAAACCGATATGAGCTAAATGTGGACTAATAAAAACATCTGCCCAAAGTGGTGAGCAGCTTATTCTCCGTATGGAGAACTAGGTTGAATATTTATTTTGTTAACATTCACTTTGAAATACAAAGCGCTTTATTATATTTGATTATTATTTGAAAACATTACACTATACCCATGGAAACGACCAAAACACGCATACGCTTTTCGATGACAAACTTCATTATCGTTTTCGTCATTTCGGCCTTTGCCTTTCAGTTTATCTCCAATTCACTTTTAGGATCAGAGGTCAGGCTTTTTCCAATAAACGGGGACTGGTTTCCCGGATCAGCATCATCAGTAGCATGGAAAAGCACTATAGCCACAATTATATACCCCATCAAACTGGTTTTAGTTGGCCCTTTATCACCCATATTTAATGACCCTGATCCCGCACCCCCAATTTTGCTCTTCACTTTCTCCTTATACTGGACTGCTATAGCATCAGTTCTGCATTTTATCATCAGTAAACTATTCGCCAGCAAAAAACATTAATTTACAGCACATGCCGTTATGAACAGATTTGAAGAAATATACTATGAGGCAAAAGCCGACAACTAGTTTAAACGGTTCGCTGTTTTTTGCCGTATCGCCTTAGCAGCGAGCTTTCTTCCGGCCGGTTTTGTTAAAGTTATGGGCGAACGATTCGCCGAAGGCCTCCCCTCCAATAACCCTTTAGGTCATTATTTCGACGCCTTACAGCTCACAGGATACTACTATACTTTTATTGGCGTTGCTCAAATCATAACAGCAATATTATTGCTGATCCCGAGGAGTTCCCTTCTTGGCGCACTTATGTATTTTCCCATAATCATCAATATTTGTGTGCTCACTTATGCTACCCGCTTTGAAGGTACCCGGATCGTCACCTTTATGGTATTGGCCTGCCTGTTCTTATTAATTTGGGATTATGACCGCTTAAAGCACATTTTACCTATTAAACAGCCCAAAGCAGAACCACCACCTTTGCTAAGAAAGCCCTTAGGCATACGCCTTCGCATCCTATTTTTTGGAGGCTCCATTGCCCCCTTAGCCTTCATCATCGCCGGAACTTCCTATCTATTTGAAATCGGCCCCTGCAACTCCGAAGAGGCCTGCAGAAACCAATGTACCGGCAGCAAAAACCCAGAAGCCTGCCAAATCTTCTGCGACTGCATTTATACCAAAGGCCAACCCCTGGACAGTTGCCTGGCAGCTTTTGATAAAGCAAAAGATGTGCGGCAACGTGGTGGGAAGTAAAAGGCTATTCGCAGCAATTCCTCAGCAACGGTTATTTTTGCTAAAATCACGTTTAAAAAGCACCTTGTTATTTTTCTCAATATAGTCGCCCGATAGAATCAAATATGGATGATTAGGCGAATACCCTGCGCTACGACTTTTTAAAATTATTTTGTCATTAACTTTCAAGCTTTTTAACTGCTCAAATTCCTTAGGAATAAATTGCATCATATATTCTTCGCCATTAATCTTAACTATAAGCCATTTTGGCCCTGATGACC contains the following coding sequences:
- a CDS encoding alpha-L-rhamnosidase C-terminal domain-containing protein, yielding MRIPGNLLIAILLFFSLKTNAQSLNPPSDLRVDLLLNADKVWKNGLPVGLSLQQAKQSGSTYQMARIANQNPYFSWVITDNSSGSFQTAYRLLVASSVENLKANKGDLWDSGKVLKNQQTGISYKGRKLRPNTVYYWKVKVWNHKQTESDFSKRTAFLTDSTLKPYQTAHQPLIRSLENPVVSKQLNNLNTFYDFGKDAFAQVKVRVSSAADGDTLKVHVGEAIDAEGQVERKPRGTIRYRLLKLPLQKGEHSYDLKFPADQRNTGPKAILMPHYIGEVLPFRYVELENSNNKIIEVQRYTVNYPFNDQASSFKSSDTLLNQIWALSKHTIKATSFTGFYVDGDRERIPYEADALINQLSHYASDAEFNMAKRSLDYLIYHATWPTEWSLQNLQIAWNDYLYSGDIRAVKSLYPQLKPKLLLALARPDGLISTRTGKQDSTFTKSIHFSTFNGETVLKDIVDWPQKGGFGLPESYPGETDGFVFTNYNSVVNAFHYQALVCMSDLAQALGEKKDAALYKRQANQVKQAFQKSFIDPETGTVKDGETTPHSSLHANMLALAFNLVPENNKASVIAHIRTRGMACSVYGSQFLLDALYNANEAEYGLQLLTSTDKRSWYNMLRTGSTMTTEAWDTDYKNNQDWNHAWGAAPANVIVRKLMGIEPLSPAFQTIQIKPQPGTLNSARIQLSTLYGKINVAFNKTPAQFQLKTSIPPNTTAVVYLPKQTEKDQLLLNGKSLKATPEGNFWVIKNVKSGPQTWQVKY